The sequence below is a genomic window from Hyalangium ruber.
TCCGCGTTCACGAACCGGAAGGTGTGGACGCCGAAGCCCTCCATCATCCGGTAGCTGCGCGGCAGCGCGCGATCGGACATCGTCCACATCACCATGTGGGCCGTCTCGGGCACCAGCGAGACGAAGTCCCAGAAGCTGTCATGCGCGGAGGCTGCCTGCGGCATCTCGTGGTGCGGCTCCGGCTTCACCGCGTGGACCACGTCCGGGAACTTGATGCCGTCCTGGATGAAGAAGACGGGGATGTTGTTGCCGACGAGATCGAAGTTGCCCTCCTCCGTGTAGAACTTCACGGCGAAGCCGCGCACGTCGCGCACCGTGTCCGCCGAGCCGCGCGAGCCCGCCACGGTGGAGAAACGCACGAAGACCGGCGTCTTCACGGAAGGGTCCTGGAGGAAGCGCGCCCGGGTGAGCTCCTTCATCGACTCGTAGACCTGGAAGTAGCCGTGCGCCGCCGAGCCGCGCGCATGGACGACCCGCTCGGGGATGCGCTCGTGATCGAAGCGCGTCATCTTCTCGCGGAAGTGGAAGTCCTCGAGCAGCGTGGGCCCTCTCCGCCCGGCACGGAGCGAGTCGTCGGTGTTCTCGATCTTGATGCCCTGGTCCGTCGTCAGGTACTGACCTTGCTGCTCGACGCGATTGTGCTCGAGCGCCTTGTCCTTGCTGTCTTCATCGATGTGTACCGAGTCGGGCTTGTTCTTGGCCACCGCGTTGCCTCCATGAGGGATGCGGCAACGTAATGAAGGCATGTCCGAGCGCTGGGTTTGTTACCCCGCACGCCCAGATATCTGCCCAGTGGCGGACGCGGCGACACGAATCACGCCTCGCAGCGTTCTGCAGCGGAAACTACTTCCGCGTCTGACGCGCCGGGCTAAGCGGGAACAACGGGAGCTGGACCTGGAAGCGCTGGGGCGAGAAGACGTCCTCCGGCACCTCCGGCGGCACCTGCCCGGTCCTCGCCAGCTCGACAGCGGTGTATCCAGCTTCGACGCAGTAGCTGCCGCCGTAGCCGTTGAAGCCCGCCGCCACGATGAGGCTCCGAGGGTCGGCCCCCGTGCGGCGGAAGAACCCGATCGCCGGCATCCGGTCGGGCGTGAACGCCATCGGCCCCGTCCACACCCGCGAGGGAGGCTGGCCCCGGGTGTCCGGGAAGCGCCGGTCCGTCCCCGCCTTCACCAGCCCGAGCACCGCGTTCGAGCGCTGAAGGTCCTCCGGAGCGGGCGCGGGCCGATCCAGGCCTCCGCCCACGTGGAGCATGCCGCGCCGCACGTTCTGGTCATCCACGTACCGCGTGGCCTGGGGGAAGTTGTAATAGAGGTCCCCCTTCTTCTCGGTGACCGTCATCCCCTTCAGGCGGTCCTCGACGTGCTCCAGGTTCAGGATCTGGCTCTGGTAGCACTCGATCTTCTCGAGCTCGGGGAAGAGGTGCGAGGTGAACGCGTTGGTCGCGACGATCACCCTCCGGGCCCGGATGTCTCCCTCCGCCGTGCAGACGATGGGATCGGGGCCCGCACCGGTCACCACGTTGTCGACCCGCACCCGGGTGTAGAGCCCGACGCCCCGCGCGATGGCCTTCTGGAGCACCCCGCAGACGAACTTGCGCGGGTGGTAGTTGCCGCTCCTCGGCGCGCACCGGCCACCGAAGTACGCGCGCAGCCCCAGCTCCGCGAAGATCTTCTCCTTGCTCCAGTACACCAGGAGGTCTTCGTCTCCGACGAGGGCGACTTCTCCCGCGAGCGCCGCTTCCTCCTCCGCCGTCTCAGCGATGCGGAGCCAGCCGAGGGGAGAGAAGTCGCAGTCGATTCCCTCCTGGGTGACGAGCTGGGTGAAGCGCCGGCTGTTGCGCTTGCCGAAGTCGACCACCAGCCGCGCCTGGCGGTCGGCCTGCTCCTGGAGGGTCGCCTCGTCGCAGTCCGGGTACACGGCCTGGAGGTACTTGAACCGCTCGCGGACGAGTCCCTCGTAGGGTCCCAGGAAGTTCTCGGGGATCAGCTCGAAGTTGCCGCCATTCCGCCCACTGGCCTGGCTGGCGGGATCCGCCATGTCGATGACGGCGACGCGCTGGCCGGCCCGCGCCAGCTCGACGGCGTGATAGGCCGCCGAGGCCCCCGTGAGGCCCGCGCCGATGATGAGCAGGTCCACCTCCTCGGGGAGGCGTGGAGTGGAGCGGAAGTCCGCCAGGGGGTTCGGGAGGAGCTGCCAGTAGGGCGTCTCCTCCTCGGGCAAGGTGATGGGGCCCCGCATCCGGGCGCCCATCCGCGCGACCCAGCTCTGGAAAGCGGCGGCGGCACTGGCATCGAAGCGAGAGCGGAACGTGCTCTCGACGGTGTAGAGGAGCTCCTGGAGCGCGGGGGTGACCCGCCCATGAGCATCGACCAGACCGGCGGCGGCATCGCTCAGCTCGGCGATGTCATGGCGGTTCAGCTCCCGAAGCCCCGCCTTCTCCTGGATGAACGCCACCATGTCCCGCGCCGCATCCGCGGCCGTCATGGAACCTCGGCCCCCGTGGCAGCGCTCCACACGGCGAACCAGTCCTGGAGTTCCATCTGCAGCGAAAGTGCCCGGGCAGCCGAGGTGATGCGCTCGAGCCGGTTCGTCCCCAGCACCGGGATGATCCGCGACGGGTGCCGCAGCAGCCAGGCGAAGACCATCTGGTCCAGGTCCGCGCCGTACTTGCGCCCCAGCTCCACCAGCACGGCCCGGACGCGCGCCTCGGCCGCTCCCTGGCCATTCACCAGCCGCCCACCCGCCAGAGGCGACCACGCCATGGGGGACATCCGCCGCCGCAGACACTGGTCCAACGTCCCGTCCAGAAAGGGCTCGAGCCGCAGCGGATGGAGCTCCACCTGGTTCGTCACCAGCGGCATGGGGAGCCAGCTGGCCAGCATGTCGACCTGCGCCACGGTGAAGTTGGACACGCCCACGTGGCGCACCTTGCCCTGCTCCACCAACGCGCGCAGCGCCTCGGCCACCTCCTGCGGATCCAGCAGCGGGCTGGGCCGGTGCAGCAGCAGCACGTCCAGGTAGTCCGTGCCCAGGTTGCGCAACGAGCGCTCCACGGACGCGACGAGGTGCTGGCGCGAGTAGTCGTAGTGCTTGAGCCGGTTCTGCGGTCGCGCGGGATCCACCAACATGATTCCGCACTTCGTCACCAGCTCCATCCGCTGCCGCAGTCCAGGGCTGGCTCGCAGCGCGGCGCCAAAGGCCTCCTCGACGCGGTAGCCACCGTAGATGTCCGCGTGATCGAAGGTGGTGATGCCGCAGTCGAGACAGGTCTGGATCTTGGCGAGGATCCGTTGGGCGTCGGCTCCGTCCGGATCCTGCAGCAGCCGCCACACCCCATAAGCCAGCCGGGAGACCTCAGGGCCCTCGGCTGCCATCTTCACGCGCATAAGGCCCCGGCTCAGGAACCGAAGATCTTCCGGAACAGACGTACGATCGAACGCGACAGCGGCGTGGCCACCGGGTTGACCGTCTCCTTCAGCCCAAGGTCCACCATGGGCTTTCGGGCATCGGGGTCCACCGAGAACACGCTGAACTCATCATCCCCCTGCAACGCGGTGTAGACCTTGTCCGCGCGGCTCTTGGGGGGAGGTTTCTGATTCGACATGGGTGTCCTCGGTGACGAACTGTCCCCGGGGCCCATTATGCACGGCCCCGGCGGAATATGGGAGGCAGCGCCCCTATCGAGGCCGCTTGCTCTCCTGGAACGTCACGTCGAGCTTCAGTTCCTTGCCTTCCCGGAGGACGACCGCCGTGATCGTCTCGCCCGGCTTGGAGGCATTGAGCACGTACATCAGGTCCTCGACGCCGCCGATGACGTGCTTGCCGAGCCGGATGAGGACGTCACCGCGCCGCAGACCGGCCACATCCGCCGCGCCTCCGGGCCGAACCCCGGCCAGCAGCATGCCCTTCTGTCCGTTGGGCAGCCCCGCGTAGTCCGGCACCGTGCCGAGCGAGGCGTTGAAGCTGCGCAGATCGCCGCGAGGCGTCGGCGAGGGCACCTGCCGATAGGTGAGCGCGGACTGAGTTCCCAGCCCCTGGGCAATGGTCGAGACGATGCTGGCCACCTGCGCCAGGCCCGCCACGTTCACACCCTCGGCCGTGTCCGAGGGCTTGTGATAGTCGGAGTGGGCGCCGGTAAAGAAGTGCAGCACCGGCACTCCGGCCGCGTAGAACGGAGAGTGGTCGCTCGGGCCGTAGCCATCCCCGCTCGAGGCGCACTCGACGCGCGCCTTCTCGCAGGCGGCGGAGATCAGGGGAATCCACTCCGCGGCGGACTCGGCTCCGAGCACCGACAGCTTGTTGCCACGCAGCCTCCCGACCATGTCCAGGTTCAGCATGGCGGCGATCTGCTTCATGCCCGCGTCCCCCCGCTGGCGCGTGAAGAACGAAGAGCCGAGCACCCCCGCCTCCTCTCCCGAGAAGGCGAGGAAGAGCACATCGCGCTTGAGCCCCGCGCGGTTCTCCGCGAGCTGACGGGCGATCTCCAGCAGCGCGGCGACACCCGAGGCGTTGTCATCGGCGCCGACGTGCGGCTCCTGTTTGTCGGGCGCGAGCGAGTCGCGACCGCCGTAGCCCAGGTGATCGTAGTGGGCGCCAATCACGATCGTCCCCGGCAGCTTGCCCTCGCCCGCCTCCAGCATGCCGGCCACGTTGAAGGCCTGGCTCTTCTCGAACTCCAGCTGCACCTCGACGCTCGCATCGAGGCGCTTGCCCCCGGTCAGCTTGCTCATGTGGGGCTCGAGCGCGGCGCGCTTGACCACCACCACGGGGATTCCCACGTCGCCCGCGCCCTCGGAGAAAGAGCCGGGCAGCGCCGCCTCGGAGGGCATCTGCCAGTCCTTCACGGGAGGAGACGGCTGCTCCGGCCAGTCGACGATGACGAGCGCCTTGGCTCCCCGCTCCCGCGCCGTCCAGGCCTTGTAGCGAAGGTCGCCATAGCGCCGCTGCTTCTCGGTCTCGGAGAAGGTGGCGGTGTCGGGCACGAAGCGCCGCACCACGACGATCTTCCCCTTCACGTCGCGCTTCGCGTAGTCGTCCACCTTCAGTGACGGCTCGACGATGCCGTAGCCCGCCAGCACCAGCTGTCCCTGCGCCGCGCCCTGCCCGGAGAAGCCGAGCACCGTGTAGGACTCACTCGGGAGCAACGCGCCGCCGAGCTTCACCTGCGTCTTCGGCCCGCTCCGCACCGACGTCGTCACCGGGAAGGCCTGGCGGAAGGAGCCCTGGTCGCCCGCGGGCTTCAGCCCCAGTTCCTTGAAGCGCGTCTCGACGTACGCGCCGGCAGCCTCCAGTCCCGGCGTCCCAATGCCGCGCCCCTCTCGCTCCGGGGCGGCGAGGAACGCCACGTCCTTCGCCGTGCGGTCCGCGGCGGTCTCGGGGAGCGCTGCGCTCGGCTTGGCGCTCTCCACCCACCGCGCGAGGAAGATGTTGGTGTCGCCCTGCCCAGGCGCGGTGGCGCGGTTGCTGGAGAACACCAGCCACTGTCCATCGGGCGAGAACATGGGGAAGCCGTCGAAGCCCGGCGCGTGAGTGATGCGCTCGAGGTTCGAGCCGTCGATGTTCACCGCCCAGATGTCGAACTCGCGGCCCTTCGGATCGCCGTAGTTCGTCGAGAAGAGGATGCGCTTGCCGTTCGGGTGGAAGAACGGCGCGAACGAGGCGGCGTTGAGCCAGGTGATCTGCTTCGCCTCCGAGCCATCCGCGTTGGCGACGTACAGCTCCAGCTTGGAAGGCCGCACCAGCCCCCGCGCGAGCAGGCCCTGGTAGTCCTGGAGCTCCTTGTCGGACCGCGGCCGCGAAGCGCGCCAGACGATCTTCGAGCAGTCGGCATTGAAGAAGGCGCCGCCGTCGTAGCCGGGCGCGTGGGTGAGCCGGCGCACGTTCGAGCCATCCCGGTCCATGCGGTACAGTTCGAGGTCGCCGTCGCGCACCGAGGTGAAGATGATCGAGCCATCCTTGGCGCAGACGGTCCCTTCCGCGTCGTAGCCGGGGGCCTCGGTCAGCCGCGTCAGCCCGCTGCCATCCGCGCGCGACTTGAAGACGTCGTAGGAGTCGTAGAGCGCCCAGACGTAGCCCATGGAGCGATCGGGCTTCGGCGGGCAGGCCTCTCCGCCCAGGTGCGTCGAGGCGAAGATCAGCTCCTGGTCCCCGGGCAGGAAGTGCGCGCACGTCGTGGCGCCCTGCCCGCTCGACACCTGGGTCTCCGCCACCGGGTCCACCGTCATCCGGAAGATGCGGTCACAGCCCATCTCTCCACGCTTCGCCTGGAAGGAGAGCTGTTTGCCGTCGAAGGACCAGTAGGCCTCGGCGTTCTCACCGCCGAAGGTGAGCTGGCGCAACTCCGCCAGCCGGACCTCCTCGGGGAGCAGGGTCGCCTTCGGCACAGGCGCGTCCGAAGGCGCGGGGCCAGGAGTCGAGGGGGTAGCACAAGAGAACAGGATCGCGAGGAGAGGTAGGCAGCGCTTCATGGCCGGGAACCATGGCACCGCCTCCTCGATGGCTCAACGAACTTCACGAATCCTGGCAGGTCGGGTGGCTCACCCCACCTTGGGAGGCTCCGTCAGGACGTGCTCGACCATGAAGCGGACCACGTCGGAGGGGGTGATCATCCCCACGAGCTGGCCCGCGCGGAGCACCGGGAGGTGGTGGATCCGGTGCTTGCGCAGCAGCTCCATCACCTCCTCCGTCCGGTCGAACTCATCCACCGAGAGGACGGAGTGCGTCATGATCTCGGAGGCCCGGGTCGAAAGCGCTCGCTCGGCGAGGAGCGCGCCCAGCAGATCACTCTCGCTGACGAAGCCCTCCACCCGCCCCTCGGCGCCCACCACGGGGACACCGCCAATCCGCGCGCCGGCCATGCAGCGGGCGATCTCCGCCAGGGAAGCGTCCGGGCCGACCGAGAGCACCGGCGCGGTCATCATGTTGCGGGCGTGACCTTTCATGTCGCCGGGTCTACTGGCTGCCAGGAAAGGGCGTCAACCGGAGCTTGAACGCCAAGCCCACCACTGGACGCACCCTACCTCCGTCGACGCCCGCCACCGCCGAACAGCATCAACAGGACGCCGCCCGCCACCGCCGCGCCTCCCCCCACGAGGTATTGGGTGGTGCGATCGGAGTAGCGCCCGGTGAGCGCGTGGGAGGCCCGTTCCGCGAGCGAGTCCTTCGCCTGCACCCCGAACCACAGCAGCACGCCTCCCGCCACGGCGAGCATCACTCCCAAGATCCGGCCAGCACCCACGTTGCCTCCCTGGCACCCCGCGACGCTGGAGGCATTCAGGCCTCCATCCCCGGGATGAACGCGCGCAAGATACCTCAGACGTCCCGGTATCCCCCGTCCACAAGCAGGTCCCCGGCGGTCATATAGGAGGACTCATCGCTGGCGAGGAAGAGCACGGCCTTGGCGATCTCGTCGGGCCGGCCGAGGCGCCCCAGGGGCGTCACCTGGGTGACCAGCTTGTAGAAGCCGTCGATCACCTCGGGAGGAACGCCCATCTTGCCCTGGAACTCGGTGGGCACCATTCCCGGGCTGATGGCGTTGACGCGAATGCCGCGAGGCGCCAGCTCGACGGCCAGCGTGCGCGCCAGAGAGCGCACTGCCGCCTTGGTGGCGAAATAGGTGGAGGAGGCGGGCGCGCCCTTCTCGCTCACCGTCGAGGAGCAGAGGATGACGCTGGAGCCCTGCCGGAGCAGCCCCGCCAGCTTCTGCACGGTGAAGAAGACGCCCTTCACGTTGGTGTCGAACAGCTCGTCGTAGAACGCCTCGGTCACCTGCTCGAGTGTGGCGGACCATCCCCGGCCCGCGTTGGCGAACAGCACATCGACGTGCTCGAAGAGCTCCCGGGCCCGCTGGGCCAGCGCGTCCAGGTCCTCCAGCTTGCGCACATCGGCACGTACGGGGATGGCCTGGGGCCCGAGCTCCCGGACGGCGGCGGCGAGGTTCTCCTCGCTCTTGCCGGTGATGATCACCCGGGCGCCTTCCTGGATGAAAGCCCGTGCGGTGGCCAGGCCGATGCCAGTGCTTCCGCCGGTGATCACGGCCGTCTTCTGGGCCAGTCGCTGCGTCGTGGACATGATGAAGTGCTCCTTGTCAGCCCGGCTTGCGGTATGCACCGGACGCCATGCCCTATACCCCGATCATCGGAACCCTCGGCTATGTGATGTCTCCCGACGGCGAGCGCGTGCTGCTCATCCACCGCAACGCGCGCAAGGACGACGCGCACCTGGGCAAGTACAACGGCCTGGGCGGGAAGATGCAGCCGGACGAGGATGTCGTCGCCTGCATGCGCCGCGAGATCCGCGAGGAGGCGAACATCGAATGCGTGGAGCTGACGCTGCGCGGGACCATCAGCTGGCCGGGCTTCGGCCCCAAGGGCGAGGACTGGCTCGGCTTCGTCTTCCGGATCGATCGCTTCACGGGCACGCCGCTGGAGCGCAACGCGGAGGGGGAATTGTCCTGGGTCCCCGTGAAGGACATCATGGGTCTGCCGCTGTGGGATGGTGACCGATACTTCCTGCCGCTGGTGTTCGACGCGGATCCGCGCGCCTTCCACGGCGTCATGCCCTATGCACAAGGACGCGCGGTGAACTGGTCCTTCAGCCGGATATAAAGAAACCGGGGGCGCTGATCAGCCCGGATCCGCCAGGATCGATACACCCCACTGGCGCACAACCCGGTGAGCTGTGTAGCTTTCGCCCCCGTCTTCCAGGAGGTTCCACCGGTGTTCTCCGGTCCCAGTTGGTTGGATTCGCTGATCAAGCGCTCAGGACTCACCGAGTTGGCGGGCGAGCTCAAGGCGCGGCTGTGGCGTGATCCGAAGGGCGAGCCCCTGGACAGCATCCCCCCTGTACGTAGCGAGCATTCCCAGTCCTCTGCACCCGAGTCCATCATGCCCAAGAAGCCAGAAGCCAAGAGCAAGAAGACCTCCGCGACCCGTTCTCCGCGCGCCAAGACCCCGGCCCGTGCCGCCAAGAAGGCCGCGCCCGCCGCTCGGAAGGCCGCGCCCAAGCGCGCCGCGAAGTCGAGCCAGGGCCGTGGCGCGGGGAAGGCCGCGACCACCGAGGCCGTCACCCGGCTCGTGGAAGCTCTGCGGGCTCACCCGAACCAGAAGAGCCTGATCTCCGCCGGGCAGCAGCAGAAGGACCAGCTGCTGCGCTCGCTCATTCCGCTCTACCTGGCGCGCTCGCTGGACCTGGAGGTGACCTCCGGCACCACCTCGCGCTTCTGGGAGGAGCTCGGCGTCTCCTACGCCGCCCCCAACGCCGCCAAGGCCCTGCGCACGCACACCGGCTATGCCCAGGAGACCAAGAAGGGCAAGGCGATCACCTCGAAGGGCATCAAGTACGTCGAGCAGGCGGTCGCCCAGGCGCGCGCCTGAGCCCCTCGCCGTGAAGCGGCGGCCCTCCGTTCCTCGAGCCAGGACGGAGGGCGCGCCTCTCGAAGGTCAGACCTGAACTCGGGGACGCGTGTGTAAGTTCAGATCCCCATGTCATCCTTCGATTCTCGGACGAATGATCGGAAGTGGCAGGAGCGGTGGGAGCAGGCTGGCGTCTTCCGCGCCACGCTCCACCCGAACCGGCCCAAGGCGTACATCCTGGACATGTTCCCCTATCCCTCCGGCGCCGGCCTCCACGTGGGCCACCCCGAGGGATACACGGCGACGGACATCATCGCCCGGTGGCGTCGGATGCAGGGCTGGGACGTGCTCCACCCCATGGGCTGGGATGCCTTCGGGCTGCCCGCCGAGAACTACGCCATCTCCACCGGCGTCCACCCGGCGAAGACCACCGCCGCGGCGATCCGCACCTTCAAGCAACAGATCCAGGCGCTGGGCCTGTCCTATGACTGGGAGCGGGAGTTGTCGACGACGTCCCCCGAGTACTTCCGGTGGACGCAGTGGATCTTCCTGAAGCTGCACGAGCGCGGGCTGGCCTACCAGGCGATGGTGCCCATCAACTGGTGCCCGAAGGACCTGACGGGGCTGGCCAACGAAGAGGTCCACAACGGCAAGTGCGAGCGGTGCGGCACTCCCGTGGAGCGGCGCGACATGCGCCAGTGGATGCTGAAGATCACCGCCTACGGTGACCGCTTGGTGGATGACCTGGAGGGGTTGGACTGGCCGGAGTCCACCCTGGCCATGCAGCGCAACTGGATTGGCCGCTCCGTGGGGGCGGAGATCGAGTTCCCCACGCCGGCGGGCCCGGTCAGGGTCTTCACCACGCGGCCGGATACGTTGTTCGGCGCCACGTACCTGGTGCTGTCGCCGGAGCACCCGCTGGTCCCCGCTTTGACGACGCCCGAGCAGCGGGCTTCGGTGGAGGCGTACCGCCAGGCCTCACGTGCCAAGAGCGACATGGAGCGCACGGACCAGACGCGGGTGAAGACGGGCGTGGCCACGGGCGCCATGGCCACCCACCCCGCCACGGGCCAGGGCATCCCCATCTGGATCGCGGACTACGTGCTGGCGGGCTACGGCACGGGCGCCATCATGGCGGTGCCCGCGCATGACGAGCGTGACCACGCGTTCGCTCGTACGTTCGGGCTGCCCATCGTCGAGGTGGTGCGCGGAGGGCAGGACGTCCAGACCGAGCCATTCACCGGCGAGGGCGTAGCGGTGAATTCGCCTGCTGTGGAGGGCCTGCCGACCCACGAGGCGAAGGAGAAGATGATCGCCTGGATCCAGGAACGGGGCGTGGGCAAGGCGACCACCACCTACCGCCTGCGCGATTGGGTCTTCTCCCGGCAGCGGTACTGGGGCGAGCCGATCCCCATCATCCACTGTCAGCGCGGATGTGGCGCCGTCCCGGTACCCGAGGACCAGCTGCCCGTCACCCTGCCCGACGTGGAACGCTATGAGCCTTCGGGCACGGGCGAGTCCCCGCTGGCGGCGATGCGACACTGGGTGGAGACGACGTGCCCCCAGTGTGGAGGTCCCGCCGAGCGTGAGACCAACACCATGCCCAACTGGGCGGGCTCGTGCTGGTACTACCTGCGCTTCACGGATCCTCGGAATGCGCAGGCCCCGTTCAACCGGAAGGCAGCCGACGCCTGGTTGCCAGTGGACTTGTATGTCGGTGGCACCGAACACGCCGTGCTGCACCTGCTGTACGCGCGCTTCTGGCACAAGTTCCTGTTCGACTTGGGGCTGCTGTCCACTCGAGAGCCGTTCCAGAAGCTGCGCCACCAGGGAATGGTGCTGGCCTACAGCTACCAGGACTCGCAGGGCCGCTATCGCGGCTACGACGAGATCGACCTGAGCACGGAGCCACCCACGCTGAAGGAGGACGGCTCTTCGCTGGCGTCGCGGATCGAGAAAATGTCGAAGTCGAAGAAGAACGTCATCAACCCGGACGAGGTCGTCGAGCGCTACGGCGCGGATGGGTTGCGACTGTACGAGATGTTCATGGGCGACTTCGAGCTGAGCAAGCCCTGGGACGTGCGCGGCATCGAGGGCGTCAGCCGGTTCCTGGGACGCGTCTGGCGGCTGGTAGATGAGTGGGCCGCCGCCAAGGCACCCTCAGACGATCCGCACCTGCGCTTGCGCCACGCCACCATCCAGGCAGTCGGCGAGCGCATCGAGCTGTTCAAGTTCAACACGGCCATCTCCAGCCTGATGGAGTACGTGGGCGAGCTGGTCCACGGTGCCACGCGAGCCGATCTGGAAACGTTGACGTTGTTGCTGTCCCCCTTCGCGCCGCATACGGCCGAGGCGATGTGGGAACGACTGGGGCATGCGCCCTTCGCGTGTACCCAGCCCTGGCCCACGTTCGACCCAGCGCTGACCGTCAAGGAGTCCGTGACGGTGGCGGTGCAGGTGAACGGAAAGCTGCGGGCCACCTTCGACGTGCCTCGCGGTACTCCGGACGAGGCGCTGAAGGCCCGCGCGCTGGAGCTGGTACCGGTCCAGCGACACCTCGAGGGCAAGGTCCCCAAGCGGATCATCGTGGTGCGGGGTACGCTCGTGAATGTCGTCGTCTGAGCACCTGAGCTCGATAGGATTGCCATGACTCACCACAACGAGACCTGCCTGGCCTCATGGCATGGCGCGAGAGCATTGGTGTCAGGGCCGTAACCTACAGCCGCTGTCCCCCCTCATGCGTCACCAAGCGCCTCGAGCCCCAGCCCCGCTGCTCGCACTGCCTCTTCGCCGAGCCAGTCCCTGGCCAGCGCCAGCAGCCGGGCGTGGTTCGGCACCTGGGTGAGGTACCGCGCGCGCGTGGCGGCGTCGGGCAGATCCTCCACGCGCGGGCGCAACCGGGAGAGCGTGGTCCGTAGCATCTCCCGCGCGGACTGAGGCTGGCCCGTGGCCTCGCGCGCCTCCGCCACAGCCAGGCGCAGGTCGATCTCGCCAAACCCCGCCATTCCAATCCGCTCGAACAACTGGAGGGCCGCCTCGGCCACTTCGAGCGCCTCCCTGGACCGCCCCAGCGCGAGGAGGGTCTGAACGTGCAGCGCGTGGAACTCCCAGGAGCTCGTCGGGAACGGCCGCAACAACTCGCAAGCGGTGCGGG
It includes:
- a CDS encoding NAD(P)/FAD-dependent oxidoreductase, producing the protein MTAADAARDMVAFIQEKAGLRELNRHDIAELSDAAAGLVDAHGRVTPALQELLYTVESTFRSRFDASAAAAFQSWVARMGARMRGPITLPEEETPYWQLLPNPLADFRSTPRLPEEVDLLIIGAGLTGASAAYHAVELARAGQRVAVIDMADPASQASGRNGGNFELIPENFLGPYEGLVRERFKYLQAVYPDCDEATLQEQADRQARLVVDFGKRNSRRFTQLVTQEGIDCDFSPLGWLRIAETAEEEAALAGEVALVGDEDLLVYWSKEKIFAELGLRAYFGGRCAPRSGNYHPRKFVCGVLQKAIARGVGLYTRVRVDNVVTGAGPDPIVCTAEGDIRARRVIVATNAFTSHLFPELEKIECYQSQILNLEHVEDRLKGMTVTEKKGDLYYNFPQATRYVDDQNVRRGMLHVGGGLDRPAPAPEDLQRSNAVLGLVKAGTDRRFPDTRGQPPSRVWTGPMAFTPDRMPAIGFFRRTGADPRSLIVAAGFNGYGGSYCVEAGYTAVELARTGQVPPEVPEDVFSPQRFQVQLPLFPLSPARQTRK
- a CDS encoding aldo/keto reductase gives rise to the protein MRVKMAAEGPEVSRLAYGVWRLLQDPDGADAQRILAKIQTCLDCGITTFDHADIYGGYRVEEAFGAALRASPGLRQRMELVTKCGIMLVDPARPQNRLKHYDYSRQHLVASVERSLRNLGTDYLDVLLLHRPSPLLDPQEVAEALRALVEQGKVRHVGVSNFTVAQVDMLASWLPMPLVTNQVELHPLRLEPFLDGTLDQCLRRRMSPMAWSPLAGGRLVNGQGAAEARVRAVLVELGRKYGADLDQMVFAWLLRHPSRIIPVLGTNRLERITSAARALSLQMELQDWFAVWSAATGAEVP
- a CDS encoding M20/M25/M40 family metallo-hydrolase is translated as MPKATLLPEEVRLAELRQLTFGGENAEAYWSFDGKQLSFQAKRGEMGCDRIFRMTVDPVAETQVSSGQGATTCAHFLPGDQELIFASTHLGGEACPPKPDRSMGYVWALYDSYDVFKSRADGSGLTRLTEAPGYDAEGTVCAKDGSIIFTSVRDGDLELYRMDRDGSNVRRLTHAPGYDGGAFFNADCSKIVWRASRPRSDKELQDYQGLLARGLVRPSKLELYVANADGSEAKQITWLNAASFAPFFHPNGKRILFSTNYGDPKGREFDIWAVNIDGSNLERITHAPGFDGFPMFSPDGQWLVFSSNRATAPGQGDTNIFLARWVESAKPSAALPETAADRTAKDVAFLAAPEREGRGIGTPGLEAAGAYVETRFKELGLKPAGDQGSFRQAFPVTTSVRSGPKTQVKLGGALLPSESYTVLGFSGQGAAQGQLVLAGYGIVEPSLKVDDYAKRDVKGKIVVVRRFVPDTATFSETEKQRRYGDLRYKAWTARERGAKALVIVDWPEQPSPPVKDWQMPSEAALPGSFSEGAGDVGIPVVVVKRAALEPHMSKLTGGKRLDASVEVQLEFEKSQAFNVAGMLEAGEGKLPGTIVIGAHYDHLGYGGRDSLAPDKQEPHVGADDNASGVAALLEIARQLAENRAGLKRDVLFLAFSGEEAGVLGSSFFTRQRGDAGMKQIAAMLNLDMVGRLRGNKLSVLGAESAAEWIPLISAACEKARVECASSGDGYGPSDHSPFYAAGVPVLHFFTGAHSDYHKPSDTAEGVNVAGLAQVASIVSTIAQGLGTQSALTYRQVPSPTPRGDLRSFNASLGTVPDYAGLPNGQKGMLLAGVRPGGAADVAGLRRGDVLIRLGKHVIGGVEDLMYVLNASKPGETITAVVLREGKELKLDVTFQESKRPR
- a CDS encoding cyclic nucleotide-binding/CBS domain-containing protein encodes the protein MKGHARNMMTAPVLSVGPDASLAEIARCMAGARIGGVPVVGAEGRVEGFVSESDLLGALLAERALSTRASEIMTHSVLSVDEFDRTEEVMELLRKHRIHHLPVLRAGQLVGMITPSDVVRFMVEHVLTEPPKVG
- a CDS encoding DUF3185 family protein, producing MGAGRILGVMLAVAGGVLLWFGVQAKDSLAERASHALTGRYSDRTTQYLVGGGAAVAGGVLLMLFGGGGRRRR
- a CDS encoding glucose 1-dehydrogenase; amino-acid sequence: MSTTQRLAQKTAVITGGSTGIGLATARAFIQEGARVIITGKSEENLAAAVRELGPQAIPVRADVRKLEDLDALAQRARELFEHVDVLFANAGRGWSATLEQVTEAFYDELFDTNVKGVFFTVQKLAGLLRQGSSVILCSSTVSEKGAPASSTYFATKAAVRSLARTLAVELAPRGIRVNAISPGMVPTEFQGKMGVPPEVIDGFYKLVTQVTPLGRLGRPDEIAKAVLFLASDESSYMTAGDLLVDGGYRDV
- a CDS encoding NUDIX hydrolase; its protein translation is MPYTPIIGTLGYVMSPDGERVLLIHRNARKDDAHLGKYNGLGGKMQPDEDVVACMRREIREEANIECVELTLRGTISWPGFGPKGEDWLGFVFRIDRFTGTPLERNAEGELSWVPVKDIMGLPLWDGDRYFLPLVFDADPRAFHGVMPYAQGRAVNWSFSRI